Proteins encoded by one window of Bacteroidales bacterium:
- a CDS encoding 3-phosphoglycerate dehydrogenase, whose protein sequence is MRKILVATEKPFAKVAVEGIRKIIDNAGYELLLLENYTLKSDLIAAAAEADAIIIRSDIVDKDVLEASKKVKIVVRAGAGYDNIDLESATKQGVVAMNTPGQNSNAVAELAIGMMVMAARNNYNGTSGTELKGKKLGLHAFGYVGKAVATIAKGFGMEVYAYDPFVSEETMNAEGIHWMATANELYQTCQYISLHMPANANTKKSINYDLLSKMPKGATLVNTARKEVVDEESLVKIFTDRPDFKYYSDVEPDCKSMIAETFSGRFFFTPKKIGAQTSEANNNAGLAAANQIVDFFEKGDKSFQVNK, encoded by the coding sequence ATGAGAAAGATTTTAGTTGCAACAGAAAAACCTTTTGCCAAAGTTGCAGTAGAAGGTATCCGCAAGATTATTGATAATGCCGGGTATGAGTTACTGCTACTGGAGAACTATACTCTGAAATCAGATTTAATTGCTGCTGCTGCAGAAGCCGATGCCATCATCATCCGTAGCGATATTGTCGATAAAGATGTACTTGAAGCATCCAAAAAAGTAAAGATTGTTGTTCGGGCAGGAGCTGGTTATGACAATATTGATCTTGAATCCGCAACAAAACAAGGAGTAGTCGCAATGAATACCCCCGGTCAGAATTCAAATGCCGTTGCAGAACTCGCAATTGGTATGATGGTAATGGCTGCCCGTAACAATTATAATGGCACCTCAGGTACTGAATTGAAAGGGAAAAAACTGGGTTTACATGCCTTCGGATATGTTGGAAAAGCCGTAGCAACCATTGCCAAAGGATTTGGAATGGAAGTTTATGCCTACGATCCATTTGTATCAGAAGAAACCATGAATGCAGAAGGAATCCACTGGATGGCAACGGCCAATGAATTATACCAGACATGTCAGTATATTTCTCTGCATATGCCGGCAAATGCTAATACCAAGAAGTCTATCAATTACGACCTCCTTTCAAAAATGCCTAAAGGTGCTACCCTGGTAAATACCGCCAGAAAGGAAGTTGTTGATGAAGAATCTCTGGTTAAGATTTTCACAGACAGGCCTGATTTTAAATACTATTCTGATGTGGAACCCGATTGTAAATCGATGATTGCTGAAACATTTTCCGGGAGGTTCTTCTTTACCCCTAAGAAAATCGGGGCACAGACTTCTGAAGCAAATAATAATGCCGGATTAGCTGCTGCCAACCAAATAGTTGATTTCTTTGAAAAGGGTGACAAATCATTCCAGGTCAATAAATAG